In Atribacterota bacterium, a single genomic region encodes these proteins:
- a CDS encoding aldehyde ferredoxin oxidoreductase family protein, translating to MPFGYNSKILRIDLDKKSYQIEQPDEIFYRTYWGGRGFGLYYMLKEMKPGVDPFSGDNLLIFSTSVILGNAAPAMPRYTVCTKSPLTGAQGESEAGGYWGPELKKAGFDAIVIRGIAEQPCYIWIKDGQVEFKDATNLWGKETYQVEQIIKEELGDKNIRICQIGLAGENQVLYANIVNELTHFNGRNGLGAVMGSKRLKAIVVRGNNPVTLYDKERVKEISANIARRVMENPLSRALREYGTPATVRGFYESGSLPSLNWTTGYFRDGENLTAEIYNKTILKGRDSCYACPIRCKRVVEFNNGEIEINPVYGGPEYETVVALGSICGIADLPYVAKANELCNKWGIDTISAGMTIAFAMQCYEEGILNREDADGIDLHFGNKEALLILIEKIAKKEGFGKLLAQGSRILSRQIGRGSEKYLKEVKGQEVPMHDPRAKASLALQFAFSDYGADHMKAPHDPFFSSKDSIGLKEMSGLGILKPLDATDLSYRKVALFKMLDIYWTIFDILGICDFGYVPRSLGTMDELLAIVRATTSWQTTWYELMKLGERTINMARVYNIREGFTADDDTLPEIFFSNFPDGPLKGKGALQRKDFEEAKKLRYELMGWNKEGKPSIGKLIELDLDWLVEELT from the coding sequence ATGCCATTTGGATATAACAGTAAGATTTTAAGAATTGACCTCGATAAAAAAAGTTATCAGATTGAACAGCCTGATGAAATTTTTTATCGTACCTACTGGGGGGGCCGAGGATTTGGACTTTACTATATGTTAAAAGAAATGAAACCAGGTGTGGATCCTTTTTCAGGGGATAATTTACTTATTTTTTCTACCAGTGTTATTTTAGGGAATGCAGCTCCGGCAATGCCCCGTTATACAGTTTGTACTAAATCTCCTTTAACTGGAGCACAGGGAGAATCTGAAGCAGGCGGTTATTGGGGACCGGAACTAAAAAAGGCTGGTTTTGATGCCATAGTTATTCGAGGCATTGCTGAACAACCATGCTATATCTGGATTAAAGACGGACAGGTCGAATTTAAAGATGCCACCAATCTCTGGGGTAAGGAAACCTATCAAGTAGAACAAATAATCAAGGAAGAACTGGGAGATAAAAATATCAGAATATGTCAGATTGGCCTGGCTGGAGAGAATCAGGTCTTATATGCCAATATTGTTAATGAGTTAACTCATTTTAATGGTAGAAACGGATTAGGCGCTGTGATGGGTTCTAAAAGACTTAAAGCCATTGTGGTAAGAGGTAACAATCCTGTTACCCTTTATGATAAAGAAAGAGTGAAAGAAATATCTGCGAATATTGCCCGAAGAGTTATGGAAAATCCTTTGAGCAGAGCTTTAAGGGAATATGGTACCCCTGCTACAGTAAGGGGGTTTTACGAATCAGGCTCACTTCCATCTTTAAACTGGACTACCGGTTATTTTCGGGATGGTGAAAATCTTACTGCTGAAATTTATAATAAAACAATTCTAAAAGGGAGGGATAGCTGTTATGCCTGCCCGATTCGCTGTAAAAGAGTAGTAGAGTTTAATAATGGAGAAATAGAAATAAATCCTGTTTATGGGGGACCAGAATACGAAACTGTTGTAGCCCTTGGTTCTATTTGTGGTATTGCTGATTTGCCCTATGTGGCTAAAGCCAACGAATTATGTAACAAATGGGGTATAGATACCATCTCAGCAGGAATGACTATTGCTTTCGCTATGCAATGTTATGAAGAGGGAATATTAAATAGGGAAGATGCAGATGGTATAGATTTGCATTTTGGCAATAAAGAAGCCTTGCTTATTTTAATTGAAAAGATTGCTAAAAAAGAGGGATTTGGCAAGTTGTTAGCCCAGGGTTCACGTATATTATCCCGCCAAATTGGCCGGGGCTCTGAGAAATATTTAAAAGAGGTTAAAGGACAGGAAGTTCCTATGCACGATCCGAGAGCCAAAGCTAGTCTTGCCCTACAGTTTGCTTTTTCTGATTATGGAGCAGATCACATGAAAGCTCCGCATGATCCTTTCTTTTCCAGCAAAGACTCCATTGGTTTAAAGGAAATGAGCGGTCTTGGTATCTTAAAACCGCTGGACGCAACGGATTTGAGTTATCGAAAGGTAGCTCTGTTTAAGATGCTGGATATTTACTGGACTATTTTTGATATTTTAGGTATATGTGACTTTGGTTATGTACCTAGAAGTCTGGGCACTATGGATGAATTACTGGCGATTGTTCGTGCTACAACCAGCTGGCAGACTACCTGGTATGAACTGATGAAATTAGGAGAAAGAACTATAAATATGGCTAGAGTATATAATATTAGAGAAGGATTTACTGCAGATGATGACACTTTACCAGAAATATTTTTTTCTAATTTCCCCGATGGACCTCTTAAGGGCAAAGGAGCATTACAGCGAAAGGATTTTGAAGAGGCCAAAAAATTACGCTATGAATTAATGGGATGGAACAAAGAAGGGAAACCAAGTATAGGAAAACTGATTGAATTGGATTTAGACTGGCTGGTAGAGGAATTAACCTGA
- a CDS encoding DUF362 domain-containing protein — protein MNNRKVVFIPCKTYQQNEVNRAIQQLFTELGGLNQYIQPGQKVLLKVNLLMKKSPEAAVTTHPALVEAIVNQIHTLGARAIIADSPGGPFTKSWLKGIYRETGMEEVAAKTGAQLNWNFQQQEFSNPEGKILKQITVAKIIKEVDVVISLAKLKTHGFTIYTGAVKNLFGTIPGLLKADYHLRMSDVRDFSNMLVDVTEFVKPQLSIMDAVIAMEGTGPSAGDPKQVGLLGASTNPHALDLACCYLIDLAAERIFTLQKAIERGLIPTNIQELDIKGINREKFEPIPFKVPTTSRSRHIPIPLPPRLDDFFYKILRPKPDFRHKKCVGCGLCARHCPAKCIEMIENRPKADLTRCIRCFCCQELCPYQAVEIKRSRLSQLIFR, from the coding sequence ATGAATAATAGAAAAGTTGTTTTTATACCCTGTAAAACATATCAGCAAAATGAGGTAAACAGAGCAATCCAGCAATTGTTTACCGAGTTAGGTGGTCTCAATCAATATATCCAGCCTGGGCAAAAGGTACTGTTAAAAGTCAATCTATTGATGAAAAAATCTCCAGAAGCAGCGGTTACCACTCATCCTGCTTTAGTAGAAGCCATTGTTAATCAAATTCATACTCTTGGTGCAAGGGCTATAATAGCTGATAGTCCCGGCGGACCTTTCACCAAATCCTGGTTAAAAGGTATTTATCGGGAAACCGGTATGGAAGAAGTTGCTGCTAAAACAGGTGCTCAATTAAACTGGAATTTCCAGCAACAGGAATTCTCTAATCCAGAAGGAAAAATTCTTAAACAGATTACCGTAGCAAAGATCATTAAAGAAGTTGATGTGGTTATTTCTCTGGCTAAACTAAAAACACACGGTTTTACCATCTATACTGGTGCGGTAAAAAATCTTTTTGGCACCATACCGGGTCTCTTAAAAGCGGACTATCATTTAAGAATGAGCGACGTCAGGGATTTTTCCAATATGCTGGTTGATGTTACCGAATTTGTAAAACCACAATTATCAATTATGGATGCAGTAATAGCTATGGAAGGTACCGGTCCGTCAGCCGGTGATCCAAAGCAGGTTGGTCTTCTGGGTGCTTCGACTAATCCTCATGCCCTTGATCTTGCTTGTTGTTATCTAATTGACCTGGCTGCTGAGCGAATATTTACTTTACAGAAGGCCATAGAGAGAGGACTGATACCAACAAATATCCAGGAGCTTGATATTAAGGGAATAAATAGAGAAAAGTTTGAGCCAATCCCCTTTAAAGTTCCGACAACGTCACGGAGCAGACATATTCCCATTCCCTTACCTCCTCGCCTGGATGACTTCTTTTACAAAATATTACGTCCTAAACCTGATTTTAGACACAAAAAATGTGTGGGTTGTGGCTTATGCGCCCGGCATTGTCCTGCCAAATGTATTGAAATGATTGAAAATAGACCGAAAGCCGATCTTACTCGCTGTATTCGATGCTTCTGCTGCCAGGAGTTATGCCCTTATCAGGCAGTTGAAATAAAAAGAAGTAGATTATCACAATTAATATTCCGATAA
- a CDS encoding iron ABC transporter substrate-binding protein produces the protein MFIKNKLFIVFWSLLLVSIFTSYCLASDIQITDTLGREVGIPQEINRILAVGCSLREVLSFDVVDKIVGIEYREKAKTDEKGAPQGSDLPYMLAFPELYNLPVVNIGAGGSGYNHEVIIQLNPDIIFMGATDTQKVDDLQNKTRIPVIAVYTNPIGTLKQDEMFYQSLKIIGEALGKKDRAEELINAIETYKKDLSNRTKDISDEQKLTAYIAGRAFYGSHGLTSTDPQWPPFNWLNILNVAYELSELSSGVNIDKEALIGWNPEVIFISPVSLSIIENELQTSPFKELKAIQENKVYYVLPFCWYSYNKENAIIDAYYVGKTIYPDIFQDINIDQKGVEVFKKFYGGSGESAYYTLKDRFKAFSQ, from the coding sequence ATGTTTATTAAAAACAAATTATTTATTGTTTTTTGGAGTCTACTACTTGTCAGTATCTTTACTTCCTATTGTTTGGCGTCTGATATTCAAATAACCGATACCTTAGGTAGGGAAGTGGGTATACCACAGGAGATCAACCGAATTCTGGCAGTAGGGTGTTCTCTTAGGGAGGTTCTTTCTTTTGATGTAGTAGATAAGATTGTGGGGATTGAGTACCGGGAGAAAGCCAAAACAGATGAAAAGGGAGCTCCCCAGGGCTCTGATTTGCCCTATATGCTTGCTTTCCCTGAATTGTATAATTTACCGGTAGTCAATATAGGAGCAGGTGGAAGCGGATATAACCATGAAGTGATTATACAATTAAATCCCGATATTATATTCATGGGTGCAACTGATACTCAGAAAGTTGATGATTTACAGAATAAGACCAGGATCCCGGTTATTGCAGTATATACTAATCCTATTGGGACACTCAAACAAGACGAAATGTTTTACCAATCTTTAAAAATTATTGGTGAAGCATTAGGTAAAAAAGACCGAGCCGAGGAGTTAATCAATGCAATTGAAACTTATAAAAAAGACCTCAGTAATCGAACAAAAGATATTTCTGATGAGCAAAAATTAACTGCCTATATTGCTGGAAGGGCTTTTTATGGTTCTCATGGCTTAACTTCTACTGATCCGCAATGGCCTCCCTTTAATTGGCTCAATATACTGAATGTTGCCTATGAATTGTCTGAGTTGAGTTCCGGAGTTAATATCGATAAAGAAGCACTGATCGGTTGGAATCCTGAGGTGATTTTTATATCTCCTGTTTCATTGTCTATTATAGAAAACGAGTTACAAACCAGTCCCTTCAAAGAGCTTAAGGCAATCCAGGAAAATAAAGTATACTATGTCTTACCTTTTTGCTGGTATTCCTATAACAAGGAAAACGCAATCATTGACGCCTATTATGTGGGGAAGACGATCTATCCAGATATATTTCAGGATATAAATATTGATCAAAAAGGAGTAGAGGTCTTTAAGAAATTTTACGGAGGGAGCGGTGAAAGTGCTTATTATACTCTAAAAGATAGATTTAAAGCGTTCAGTCAATAA
- a CDS encoding iron ABC transporter permease, translating into MGGILIIFLLLFGLFSLSIGGHKLSLSTIYQALIGKGGNTAELIIWNIRLPRILAAIIAGISLAVSGAVMQCTLRNPLASPYTIGISHGAMFGAAVAIILFGIGGAESTGKIFINSPYLITVFAFLGSFVAVLVILLLAKLKNFAPETIILAGVTMSSLFTAGTMVMQYFANDLQLAAMVYWSFGDLGRPHWVEVGIMAVFMILSVAYFIYKRWDYNALESGEESAKSLGVNTKKTRLLGMLVASLLVSVNVAFLGIIGFVGLICPHLVRILIGGDYRFIIPISALIGALLLLISDTVARTIISPIILPVGILTSFLGAPVFLYLLIKRYR; encoded by the coding sequence ATGGGAGGTATCCTAATTATCTTTTTACTCTTGTTTGGTCTATTTTCCCTATCCATAGGTGGACATAAGCTCTCTTTATCCACAATTTATCAAGCCTTAATAGGCAAAGGAGGGAACACAGCGGAGTTAATCATTTGGAATATTCGTCTTCCTAGAATATTAGCAGCTATCATTGCCGGTATTTCCCTGGCAGTTTCCGGAGCAGTGATGCAATGTACCTTAAGAAATCCACTGGCTTCCCCTTATACCATAGGAATATCGCATGGGGCAATGTTTGGAGCTGCTGTTGCTATTATCCTGTTTGGTATTGGTGGTGCTGAGAGTACCGGAAAAATATTTATTAACAGCCCCTATCTGATAACTGTTTTTGCCTTTTTAGGTTCCTTTGTGGCTGTTTTAGTGATCCTGCTACTGGCAAAGTTAAAAAATTTTGCTCCAGAAACCATTATACTGGCTGGAGTAACTATGAGTTCTTTATTCACTGCCGGAACTATGGTCATGCAATATTTTGCAAATGACCTGCAATTAGCAGCTATGGTTTACTGGTCTTTTGGAGATCTGGGAAGACCACATTGGGTAGAGGTAGGTATAATGGCAGTATTTATGATTTTATCTGTTGCTTATTTTATTTACAAACGCTGGGATTATAATGCTTTAGAAAGTGGAGAGGAAAGTGCCAAATCATTAGGAGTCAATACCAAAAAAACCAGATTATTAGGAATGTTGGTTGCCTCCCTCCTGGTATCGGTCAATGTGGCCTTTTTGGGTATTATCGGTTTTGTTGGATTAATATGCCCTCATCTGGTAAGAATATTAATAGGTGGAGATTATCGCTTTATCATCCCTATCTCTGCCTTAATTGGAGCATTATTATTACTCATTTCCGATACTGTTGCCCGTACTATTATTTCACCTATTATATTGCCGGTAGGAATATTAACCTCTTTTCTGGGAGCCCCGGTCTTTCTTTACTTGCTTATTAAAAGATATCGGTGA
- a CDS encoding ABC transporter ATP-binding protein — protein sequence MILQVDGMEFSYPSKSVLKNIVFQVNKGEVVSVLGINGAGKSTLLRCINKILKPQKGTVLIDRFNLKQLDDVGIAQKMAYVPQNTISNYMTVFDTVLLGRKPYIKWEASKRDLEITSNILKLMQLEKYALRNTNELSGGELQKVIIARALVQEPKVLLLDEPANNLDLKNQIEVMKIIRDISRTQNISAIVVMHDLNLTLRFSDKFIMLKDGKIFSEGGSKVINSRNIREVFDVNAYVDNYNGIPIVVLE from the coding sequence ATGATTCTTCAAGTAGATGGAATGGAATTCTCTTACCCGAGTAAAAGTGTTTTAAAAAATATAGTATTTCAGGTAAATAAAGGAGAGGTTGTTTCTGTCCTGGGAATAAACGGAGCAGGCAAATCTACCCTGTTAAGGTGTATCAATAAGATATTGAAGCCACAAAAAGGAACTGTATTAATTGATAGATTTAATTTAAAACAATTAGATGATGTGGGGATTGCCCAAAAAATGGCTTATGTTCCTCAAAATACTATCAGTAATTATATGACCGTTTTTGATACAGTGCTCTTAGGTAGAAAACCTTATATTAAATGGGAAGCCTCTAAAAGGGATCTTGAAATTACCAGCAATATTTTAAAGCTAATGCAGTTAGAAAAATATGCCTTGCGCAACACCAATGAGTTAAGTGGTGGTGAACTGCAAAAAGTTATTATTGCCAGGGCTCTGGTTCAGGAACCTAAAGTTCTTTTGTTAGATGAACCGGCTAACAATCTAGATTTAAAAAATCAGATAGAAGTGATGAAAATCATTAGAGATATTTCCAGAACTCAAAATATTTCTGCTATTGTAGTTATGCATGACTTAAACCTAACTTTGAGATTCTCCGATAAATTTATTATGTTAAAAGATGGAAAAATCTTCTCAGAAGGGGGTAGCAAAGTAATTAACTCCAGAAATATCCGGGAAGTTTTTGATGTAAACGCCTATGTAGATAATTATAATGGTATTCCCATTGTAGTATTAGAGTAA
- a CDS encoding TonB-dependent receptor, which produces MSKKFYFILIALLIFVNIPLLCTNIFATELQDSLFTLEEIVVIASKYPQELLTSIASVEIINKKDIEISKSENLSGIIKNIAGLEITDYGSPGDIKSVSIRGSSPEQVLIMIDGKVVNDPQTGKIDLGLIPVGMIEKIEIYRGPASALYGANALGGVINIITQGGGEEKKGTAGVYFGSYHTQKYQASYQNRSNDFDYFFTGEYYQTEGDRENSQLDKISLLGKISKEIDQKTDLDLSIRYHDYQRGLPGSLDYPTPNAQQNDRNFNLNLKWQKREENKDINIIAWYDFHRLYYNNPDEWEHTGASIHKTYTAGLSFDSTHYNFSFDDDHIESDHTLTWGGDIKYHWIDSTDIGKQQDLNSAVFIQDVWQPAELEKLSITAGVRYDYHQIFGGQFNPRVGISYRLQDELSFHASVGRAYRAPTYDDLYWPEDGYVGGNPDLLPEIAWAYEAGLRFINEKGDAQAELNVFQKNVNDLINWTADPDGVWRPSNIGSARIVGTEVILKREFNDHFIGNLNYTYVNATDLDTGNPLKPRHKYGLGLAYLNQFGVNKDDFTIGLNGYIVTGRPDNLDNYYLFEANIDRDFTVNKEKDQKIKLSLSIKNLFDQRPELVSGYPVQGRTFLLGISADF; this is translated from the coding sequence ATGTCCAAAAAATTTTATTTTATTCTTATAGCACTACTTATTTTCGTAAATATACCTTTGCTTTGTACTAATATTTTTGCAACCGAATTGCAGGATTCTCTTTTTACATTGGAAGAAATTGTGGTTATTGCCTCAAAATACCCGCAAGAATTACTTACCTCAATAGCTAGCGTTGAAATTATTAACAAAAAAGATATAGAGATCTCTAAATCTGAGAATTTATCGGGAATAATAAAAAATATTGCTGGGCTTGAAATAACAGATTATGGTTCTCCCGGTGATATTAAATCGGTTAGCATTCGCGGTTCTTCTCCTGAACAAGTCTTAATCATGATAGACGGGAAGGTTGTTAACGATCCCCAAACCGGTAAAATAGATCTGGGCTTAATCCCGGTCGGTATGATTGAAAAAATCGAAATTTATCGAGGACCGGCATCAGCCCTCTATGGAGCAAATGCCTTAGGTGGGGTTATTAATATAATAACTCAAGGTGGGGGAGAGGAAAAAAAAGGAACGGCAGGAGTTTATTTCGGGAGCTATCATACCCAAAAATACCAGGCTTCTTATCAAAATCGAAGCAATGATTTTGACTATTTTTTTACTGGTGAATATTACCAAACAGAAGGTGACCGAGAAAACAGTCAATTGGATAAGATTTCTTTGCTGGGCAAGATTTCCAAGGAGATAGATCAAAAAACTGATTTGGATTTATCTATTCGTTATCATGATTATCAAAGAGGATTGCCCGGTTCTTTGGATTACCCTACTCCCAATGCCCAGCAAAATGACCGGAATTTCAATCTGAATTTAAAATGGCAGAAAAGAGAAGAGAATAAAGATATCAATATAATAGCCTGGTATGATTTTCACCGTCTTTATTATAACAATCCGGATGAATGGGAACACACCGGTGCCAGTATTCATAAAACCTATACTGCCGGGTTATCTTTTGATAGCACCCATTATAACTTCAGTTTTGATGATGACCATATAGAAAGTGACCATACTCTAACTTGGGGTGGAGATATTAAATACCATTGGATAGATAGTACAGATATCGGAAAACAACAAGATCTAAACAGTGCAGTATTTATTCAGGATGTCTGGCAGCCGGCAGAATTAGAAAAGCTAAGTATAACAGCTGGAGTACGTTATGATTACCATCAAATCTTTGGTGGACAGTTTAACCCTCGGGTAGGGATTTCCTATCGTTTGCAAGATGAGCTCAGTTTTCATGCTTCTGTAGGCCGTGCTTATCGTGCACCCACTTATGATGATCTTTACTGGCCGGAAGATGGCTATGTTGGCGGTAACCCGGATTTGTTACCAGAAATCGCCTGGGCTTATGAAGCAGGATTACGCTTTATAAATGAAAAAGGAGACGCTCAGGCTGAGTTAAATGTCTTTCAAAAAAATGTAAATGACTTAATTAATTGGACAGCTGATCCTGACGGGGTATGGAGACCTTCTAATATTGGCTCAGCACGTATTGTTGGAACAGAGGTTATCCTAAAGAGAGAATTTAATGACCACTTTATTGGAAATCTGAATTATACCTATGTAAATGCCACTGACCTTGATACAGGCAATCCATTAAAACCAAGACATAAGTATGGGCTTGGTTTGGCTTACTTAAATCAGTTTGGAGTAAATAAGGATGACTTTACAATAGGATTGAATGGATACATAGTCACAGGCCGACCTGATAATTTAGATAATTATTATCTTTTTGAAGCAAATATTGATAGAGATTTTACTGTTAATAAAGAAAAGGACCAGAAAATTAAATTAAGCCTCTCCATCAAAAATTTATTTGATCAAAGACCTGAATTAGTCAGTGGATATCCAGTTCAGGGAAGAACATTTCTATTGGGAATTAGTGCTGATTTTTAA
- a CDS encoding energy transducer TonB, with the protein MNNKFFIIALIISIFFHYWIINIFSDQSDKWKYPEEKKETVISARLEFLASDSFSLLIEENPNQNLDKHNTPLETISTEKEMITQKDLPSENISKEEQYGIEYNLSEMKEIIDEQLPSYKYKSTEQNGTSNSQEIENRQKTPDNILTDNKVDQDKEYYKEVTNQDSLLLREERGIKSIQKYFPLDLTNSNLIDNLVTMPQIISYHPPEYPDNLRKRNIEGQVQLKVLVDKEGNVSEVLIDTFSGYRGFDQAAFESIFHWKFKPAKYDDEEKDSWVLIPIIFKLK; encoded by the coding sequence ATGAATAATAAATTTTTTATTATTGCCTTAATTATTTCAATATTTTTTCACTATTGGATTATTAATATTTTTTCTGACCAATCTGATAAGTGGAAATATCCGGAAGAAAAAAAAGAAACAGTTATTTCTGCCAGGCTGGAATTTCTTGCATCCGATTCTTTTTCTCTGCTTATAGAAGAAAATCCTAATCAAAATTTAGATAAGCATAATACGCCTCTAGAGACTATTTCTACAGAGAAAGAGATGATTACACAAAAAGACCTTCCCTCAGAAAATATCAGCAAAGAAGAGCAATATGGTATTGAATATAATTTATCAGAAATGAAAGAAATAATAGATGAACAATTACCTTCTTATAAGTATAAATCAACAGAACAAAATGGTACATCAAATAGTCAAGAAATAGAAAATAGGCAGAAAACACCTGATAACATTTTAACTGACAATAAGGTTGATCAAGATAAAGAATACTACAAAGAAGTTACAAATCAGGATTCTCTTCTGTTAAGAGAAGAAAGGGGGATTAAATCCATTCAGAAATATTTTCCTCTCGACTTAACAAATTCTAATCTAATAGATAATCTGGTAACCATGCCGCAAATTATTTCTTATCATCCACCAGAATATCCTGATAATTTAAGAAAAAGAAATATTGAAGGACAGGTCCAATTAAAAGTATTGGTTGACAAAGAAGGTAATGTTAGTGAAGTGCTTATAGATACTTTCTCCGGTTATCGAGGTTTTGATCAGGCTGCTTTCGAGTCAATCTTTCACTGGAAATTTAAACCAGCAAAATATGATGATGAGGAAAAAGATAGCTGGGTATTGATCCCTATCATTTTCAAACTGAAATAA
- a CDS encoding MotA/TolQ/ExbB proton channel family protein, whose amino-acid sequence MRILIEQGGVVIYPLLAVSVIALAIIMERFFYFSRIRREVPENIIQQVKESLKQGKTQEALKILKKPYNPIYSVLYKGILVWEEGYIETERAMEELKMILFPRMERHLGMLHFIGKISPSLGLLGTVTGMIKTFHFLSLNVESQQLAQGISEALITTAFGLSISIPALATYYYFMNKLEHVVKHTEKRELELIHYIQKLGDQHAQIQD is encoded by the coding sequence ATGAGAATATTAATTGAGCAAGGGGGAGTTGTTATTTATCCTCTTTTGGCTGTTTCCGTTATTGCTTTAGCTATAATTATGGAACGGTTTTTTTATTTTAGTAGAATTAGACGGGAAGTCCCGGAAAATATTATTCAGCAAGTCAAAGAGAGTCTAAAGCAAGGAAAAACCCAGGAAGCTCTAAAAATATTAAAGAAACCATACAATCCTATATATAGTGTATTGTATAAGGGAATTCTGGTCTGGGAAGAAGGTTATATAGAAACAGAAAGAGCAATGGAAGAGTTAAAGATGATTCTATTTCCCAGAATGGAAAGACATCTGGGGATGCTCCATTTTATCGGAAAGATAAGTCCTTCATTAGGATTATTGGGAACAGTTACCGGAATGATAAAGACTTTCCATTTTTTATCTTTGAATGTTGAATCACAACAATTAGCTCAGGGCATATCTGAAGCACTAATAACAACTGCCTTTGGACTTAGTATATCAATTCCTGCCCTGGCTACTTACTATTATTTTATGAATAAGCTGGAGCATGTGGTAAAACATACTGAAAAAAGGGAATTAGAATTAATTCATTATATTCAGAAATTAGGTGACCAGCATGCGCAAATACAAGATTAA
- a CDS encoding biopolymer transporter ExbD, which produces MRKYKIKKLDMEINIAPLIDVVFLLLLFFMLASTLDTNEIRATIQLPQAEGEISREKDKSIALYLDKNGMIYVGKNNIPWDILPYYLKEKYKDFSDGIEVYADKEVDFEYIAKMMVVGTRLEIDIISFLLEHEYLN; this is translated from the coding sequence ATGCGCAAATACAAGATTAAAAAACTTGATATGGAAATAAATATCGCTCCGCTCATTGATGTTGTATTCCTTTTATTACTTTTCTTTATGCTTGCCTCTACCTTGGATACAAATGAGATTAGAGCAACAATTCAGTTACCACAAGCAGAAGGGGAAATAAGCAGAGAAAAAGATAAATCCATTGCTTTATATTTAGATAAAAATGGGATGATTTATGTAGGAAAGAATAATATTCCCTGGGATATATTGCCATATTATTTAAAAGAAAAATATAAAGATTTTTCAGATGGCATCGAAGTATACGCTGATAAAGAAGTTGATTTCGAATATATTGCTAAAATGATGGTAGTGGGAACTAGATTAGAGATTGATATAATTTCTTTTCTTTTAGAACATGAATATTTAAATTAA